In Sphingobacteriaceae bacterium, the following proteins share a genomic window:
- a CDS encoding tRNA-specific adenosine deaminase: MNDDFFYMKRCIELAKIAKARGDSAVGALIVVNERIIGEGIESGKSQKDITFHAEIEAIRHARLYLNSSDLSDCILYSTHEPCIMCSYVLRQHGVKKIVVGAGSGDIGGYSSSYPLLLDTSISKWRNPPEIITGVLENECKDLFE, translated from the coding sequence ATGAATGATGATTTTTTTTACATGAAAAGGTGCATTGAATTGGCGAAGATTGCCAAGGCACGCGGGGATAGTGCGGTTGGAGCGCTAATTGTAGTCAACGAAAGAATCATTGGCGAAGGCATAGAAAGCGGTAAGTCACAAAAGGATATCACCTTTCATGCAGAGATAGAAGCAATCCGGCATGCAAGACTTTATTTAAACAGTTCAGACTTGTCTGATTGCATTTTATATAGCACTCACGAACCTTGCATTATGTGCTCATATGTACTGCGCCAACACGGTGTTAAAAAAATTGTTGTTGGCGCAGGCTCTGGTGATATTGGCGGTTACAGCTCTTCTTATCCTCTCCTACTCGACACAAGTATTTCTAAATGGAGAAATCCTCCGGAAATCATTACTGGAGTTTTGGAAAATGAATGTAAAGACCTCTTTGAGTAA
- a CDS encoding short-chain dehydrogenase: MDLKNKTILITGGTSGFGLLFAEKLFKGGNTVIITGRDADKLALVKNQFPSIHTFQSDVSKVDDILHLFTHVTKQFPALSILINNAGEMRRINLHDPANDIHNITREIEINLSGPIRMIQHFLPFLKTKPEAAILNVTSGLALVPFPISPVYGATKSGLRSYTRSLRVQLKKTNIKVFELIAPAANTPLAAKFSKDVDSRTAMDPNKLVDLAIKGLHNDTYEIYPGMAKAMKLLSRLIPDQFLKLLSKPVDAMLAEQ, translated from the coding sequence ATGGATTTAAAAAACAAAACAATTCTAATTACTGGAGGCACCAGCGGCTTTGGATTGCTCTTTGCTGAAAAACTTTTTAAAGGGGGTAACACTGTTATAATAACCGGGCGCGACGCTGATAAACTAGCTCTTGTAAAAAATCAATTTCCTTCCATTCATACTTTTCAGAGCGACGTGAGTAAGGTGGATGACATTCTTCATCTTTTTACACACGTCACAAAACAATTTCCTGCCTTAAGTATTCTTATTAATAATGCTGGAGAAATGAGAAGGATTAATTTGCACGATCCTGCCAACGACATTCATAACATCACGAGGGAGATAGAAATTAATTTATCGGGGCCAATCCGCATGATACAACACTTTCTTCCCTTTTTAAAAACAAAACCCGAAGCTGCTATTCTGAATGTTACTTCAGGACTTGCCCTGGTTCCTTTTCCTATCTCACCCGTTTATGGCGCAACAAAATCGGGCCTGCGTTCTTATACCAGGTCTTTAAGAGTTCAATTAAAAAAAACAAACATAAAAGTTTTTGAATTGATTGCACCCGCAGCGAATACTCCGCTTGCTGCTAAATTCTCAAAAGATGTGGACAGTAGAACCGCTATGGATCCAAATAAACTGGTAGACCTGGCTATTAAAGGATTGCATAACGATACTTACGAAATCTATCCTGGTATGGCAAAAGCAATGAAACTTCTCAGCCGTTTGATTCCTGATCAGTTTTTAAAACTATTAAGTAAACCCGTAGATGCAATGCTTGCAGAACAGTAA
- a CDS encoding short-chain dehydrogenase: MTTKNKIALITGASRGLGKNMALSLAAKGVDIIFTYNSNKEEATKTVKEIENRGRKAIALQLNAGDTKSFTAFFTALKDVLKNNFSSGHFDFLVNNAGIGIYNSFEATTEEQFDELMNIHFKGVYFLTQKALPFLNDGGRIINISTGLARFSSPGYAAYASMKGAIETLSKYMAKELGARGIAVNVVAPGAIETDFGGGSVRDNADINKHLASLTALGRVGLPDDIGGVVAFLCSEDARWINAQRIEVSGGMNL; the protein is encoded by the coding sequence ATGACAACTAAAAACAAAATCGCACTCATAACCGGTGCAAGTCGCGGACTGGGAAAAAACATGGCTTTGAGCCTTGCTGCAAAAGGAGTTGATATTATCTTCACCTACAACTCAAACAAAGAAGAAGCCACAAAAACCGTGAAAGAAATCGAAAACAGGGGTCGGAAAGCGATCGCCCTGCAATTAAACGCAGGTGATACAAAAAGCTTTACAGCATTCTTCACAGCACTAAAAGACGTTCTGAAAAACAATTTCAGCAGCGGGCACTTCGATTTCTTAGTAAACAACGCCGGGATCGGAATCTACAACTCTTTTGAAGCAACTACAGAAGAACAATTTGATGAACTAATGAATATTCACTTTAAAGGTGTTTATTTTTTGACCCAAAAAGCGCTTCCATTTTTAAATGATGGCGGAAGAATTATTAATATTTCAACAGGACTGGCACGATTTAGTTCCCCTGGATACGCCGCTTACGCCTCTATGAAAGGTGCTATTGAAACGCTCAGTAAATACATGGCTAAAGAGTTGGGCGCGCGTGGCATTGCGGTAAACGTGGTAGCTCCAGGTGCCATTGAAACAGATTTTGGCGGTGGCTCTGTGAGAGATAATGCCGATATAAATAAACATCTGGCTTCTCTTACAGCACTCGGACGCGTGGGACTTCCAGACGATATTGGCGGTGTGGTAGCTTTTCTTTGCAGCGAAGATGCAAGATGGATTAATGCCCAGCGCATAGAAGTATCAGGAGGAATGAACTTATAA
- a CDS encoding AraC family transcriptional regulator, protein MQSSSLLEFYEKLAAVTEGGMDYLLPNGLDSEHGHVNIVDVKDLALRYTGGDNAMPYNRKTYYKISLVCAKSICEYADRVIQIERYALVYGTPKIPYNWIPQEEVTDGFFCIFTADFLISGNAGFVLDELPIFQAGGFPVFEISSEDIENVKNIFKKIQTELKSDYAYKYDLIRNYVLELIHFGQKLQPLTSELVTHNASARVSSLFMDLLERQFPIATPGQKVNLRSAKDYAHQLSVHINHLNKVLKESTGKTTTEHINGRLVQEAKILLRHSDWNISEIAYSLGFEQLSHFSTFFKKQTSVSPNTIRNQAT, encoded by the coding sequence ATGCAATCAAGCTCGCTCCTCGAATTTTACGAAAAACTTGCTGCGGTCACCGAAGGGGGAATGGATTATTTATTGCCGAATGGCCTTGATAGCGAGCATGGTCATGTAAATATTGTAGACGTAAAAGACCTTGCTTTAAGATATACCGGTGGTGACAATGCTATGCCCTACAATCGCAAAACCTATTACAAAATTAGTTTGGTTTGCGCTAAAAGCATTTGCGAATATGCCGACAGGGTGATACAGATTGAGCGTTACGCTTTGGTTTATGGCACTCCAAAAATTCCTTATAACTGGATCCCACAGGAAGAAGTAACAGACGGCTTCTTTTGCATTTTCACTGCCGACTTTTTAATTTCAGGAAATGCCGGCTTTGTATTAGATGAACTTCCGATCTTCCAGGCTGGCGGTTTTCCGGTGTTCGAAATATCTTCAGAGGACATCGAAAACGTAAAAAACATTTTTAAAAAGATACAGACTGAATTAAAATCTGATTACGCCTATAAATACGACCTTATAAGAAATTATGTTTTAGAGTTAATTCATTTCGGGCAGAAACTCCAGCCTCTCACATCAGAGCTTGTTACGCACAATGCTTCAGCAAGAGTTTCTTCTCTTTTCATGGATCTTTTAGAAAGACAATTTCCCATTGCTACTCCCGGTCAGAAAGTAAATTTGCGATCGGCTAAAGATTATGCTCACCAGTTATCCGTTCATATAAATCATCTAAACAAAGTTTTAAAAGAAAGTACCGGCAAAACTACCACCGAACATATAAATGGCAGACTCGTTCAGGAAGCAAAAATTTTATTAAGACACAGCGATTGGAATATTTCTGAAATAGCCTACAGTTTGGGCTTTGAGCAACTTTCTCACTTTTCTACTTTTTTTAAAAAGCAAACGTCTGTTTCTCCTAACACAATCAGAAACCAGGCGACATAG
- a CDS encoding alpha-ketoglutarate transporter, whose amino-acid sequence MEQEKISGKRLKAIIGGSIGNLVEWYDWYAYSAFSLYFSATFFPRQDETAQLLNTAGIFAVGFLMRPIGGWLFGGIADKIGRKQAMTLSVLLMSFGSLLIALTPGYNSIGVAAPVFLMLARLLQGLSVGGEYGVSATYLSEMATENRRGFYSSFQYVTLVGGQLIALGIQLLLQRIFLTEEQLHAWGWRIPFVIGAILALIALYLRRNLHETDSFEAQKESKKKGSISELLKHPKAVLTVVGLTLGGTLAFYTYTNYMQKFLVNTVHLTKGESTLISFISLLLFIFIQPLFGALSDKIGRRPLLISFGILGTIFTVPLLTALGNTQSQWTAFFLLMAGLIIVSGYTSINAVVKAELFPAQVRALGVGLPYALTVAIFGGTAEYLALWFKNEGHESYFYWYITGCIFISLLVYVSMKDTKKSSKINEDLKPSTTDLI is encoded by the coding sequence ATGGAACAGGAAAAAATATCAGGAAAAAGACTCAAGGCGATTATTGGCGGCTCTATTGGCAATCTTGTGGAATGGTATGACTGGTATGCGTATTCGGCTTTCTCGCTTTATTTTTCAGCGACTTTTTTTCCCAGGCAGGATGAAACGGCTCAGTTGTTAAATACGGCGGGAATTTTTGCTGTAGGCTTTTTAATGCGTCCCATCGGTGGATGGTTGTTTGGAGGAATAGCCGATAAAATTGGTCGTAAGCAAGCGATGACTTTGTCGGTTTTATTGATGTCGTTCGGATCTTTACTAATTGCTTTAACACCAGGTTATAATTCGATAGGTGTGGCGGCTCCTGTATTTTTAATGCTCGCAAGGCTTTTGCAGGGATTGAGTGTAGGTGGAGAATATGGTGTATCAGCAACGTATTTAAGTGAAATGGCTACCGAAAATCGTAGAGGTTTTTATTCCAGTTTTCAATATGTCACTTTGGTTGGTGGACAATTGATTGCTTTAGGGATTCAGTTACTCCTGCAAAGAATTTTCCTCACAGAAGAGCAGTTGCATGCCTGGGGTTGGCGCATTCCCTTTGTAATTGGAGCTATTCTGGCCTTGATTGCCTTGTACCTGCGTCGTAATTTACATGAAACAGATTCTTTCGAAGCGCAAAAAGAGTCGAAGAAAAAAGGTTCTATTTCTGAACTATTAAAACATCCCAAAGCTGTTCTAACGGTTGTGGGGTTGACGTTAGGAGGAACGCTTGCATTTTACACTTACACAAACTATATGCAAAAATTTCTGGTAAATACCGTTCATCTTACAAAAGGCGAATCCACTTTAATTTCTTTTATCTCCCTTTTGCTTTTTATTTTTATACAACCTTTGTTCGGTGCGCTATCAGACAAAATAGGACGCAGGCCTTTATTAATCAGCTTCGGAATTTTAGGGACAATATTTACTGTTCCCCTACTAACAGCTTTAGGAAATACACAGTCACAGTGGACTGCGTTCTTTTTATTAATGGCTGGCTTAATCATTGTAAGCGGTTACACCAGTATTAATGCGGTTGTAAAAGCAGAACTTTTTCCGGCACAAGTGCGGGCTCTCGGTGTTGGTCTGCCTTACGCCTTAACGGTTGCAATTTTTGGTGGAACGGCCGAATACTTAGCCCTATGGTTTAAAAACGAGGGCCATGAAAGTTATTTCTACTGGTATATTACCGGTTGTATTTTTATTTCGTTACTTGTGTATGTCTCTATGAAAGACACAAAAAAAAGTTCTAAGATTAATGAGGATTTGAAACCTTCTACAACTGATCTTATATAG
- a CDS encoding transcriptional regulator has translation MLQKKTKYAIKALLSLAKVYKEQKPMRISEIAATEKIPRKFLEAILLELRNQGIVGSKMGSTGGYYLTKHPEEIMLSNVIRSTGGPIALLPCVSLNFYESCNECPNEQICGLRNVILEVREASIKILSKTSLADIILREKKLEKKSKSQRK, from the coding sequence ATGTTACAGAAAAAAACCAAATACGCCATAAAAGCCTTGTTATCATTGGCTAAAGTATACAAGGAGCAAAAACCAATGCGCATTTCAGAGATCGCAGCAACTGAAAAGATTCCACGTAAATTCCTGGAAGCTATTTTACTGGAATTAAGAAACCAGGGTATTGTAGGCAGTAAAATGGGCTCTACCGGGGGTTATTATCTGACAAAACACCCGGAAGAAATTATGCTGAGTAATGTCATCCGGTCAACCGGCGGCCCCATTGCCCTGCTGCCTTGCGTTAGTCTTAATTTCTATGAATCATGCAACGAATGTCCTAACGAACAAATTTGCGGCTTAAGGAATGTGATACTCGAAGTTCGCGAAGCCAGCATTAAAATTCTTTCTAAAACCAGTTTGGCCGATATTATTTTACGAGAAAAAAAATTGGAGAAAAAATCAAAATCTCAGCGCAAATGA
- a CDS encoding nitrite reductase, with protein MQSFRTELENAVVEKDILDLERKIREFREGKIHEDKFRSLRLARGVYGQRQQGVQMIRIKLPFGKLSTKQLVRIANISDEYSNGNLHLTTRQDIQVHYVSLDKTPQLWAELEKDDITLREACGNTVRNITASAEAGIDPDEVFDVSPYAQALFSYFLRKPFGQELGRKIKIAFSNNDKDTAVTYIHDFGFIPKINPQGERGFKVMVGGGLGAQPFLAQVAFGFLPEDKLIPFVESSIRVFDRYGERASRHKARIKYLIQKIGIAEFLKLTEEEEKAIANKTVKVDAATLYPELEKRELGSLPAIDDAEYSTWLRTNTFQQKQPGYFGVYLKIPLGNISSQKARALANVIDLYADSADLRITINQGILLRFVTKETLPFLFFALNELELASPGFNSVADITACPGTDTCNLAISNSTNISLELEKVITTEYPELIYNHDIRIKISGCMNSCGQHGLAQIGFHGSSFKVGTNVVPALQVLLGGGTKSNGEGRISEKVIKVASKRAPDVLRMLFNDFENNAVEGEYFNSYYDKKGKDYFYQLLKPIADNSTLNNSEFFDWGSQEKFSTAIGVGECASVIIDLVQTLFYESEEKLNWSAEAFENQKFSDSIYYSYAAFIHAAKGLLLDAEVHVNTHHSLISDFDKHFVENGLITIEPTFKEVVLQINKNEPTANFSEFYFNQASAFLAQVKNYRTSKQN; from the coding sequence ATGCAAAGTTTCAGAACAGAATTAGAAAACGCAGTAGTTGAAAAAGATATCCTCGATCTTGAAAGAAAGATAAGGGAATTCAGAGAAGGGAAAATCCATGAGGACAAATTCCGGAGCCTGCGTCTTGCACGTGGCGTGTACGGACAACGTCAGCAGGGCGTGCAGATGATCCGCATTAAATTACCATTTGGAAAATTAAGCACAAAACAACTAGTTCGCATTGCCAATATCAGCGATGAGTATTCAAACGGCAACCTCCATCTTACAACCCGCCAGGACATACAGGTGCATTATGTCAGTCTTGACAAAACTCCTCAATTATGGGCTGAACTTGAAAAAGATGATATCACCTTGCGTGAAGCTTGCGGAAATACAGTACGTAACATCACTGCTTCGGCCGAAGCAGGAATTGATCCGGATGAAGTTTTTGACGTCTCACCCTATGCTCAGGCTTTGTTCAGCTATTTCCTGCGTAAACCTTTTGGACAAGAACTAGGACGAAAAATAAAAATTGCTTTTTCGAATAACGACAAAGATACCGCTGTAACATACATTCATGATTTTGGATTTATTCCCAAAATAAATCCCCAAGGCGAAAGAGGTTTTAAAGTGATGGTCGGGGGTGGACTCGGAGCACAACCTTTCCTGGCGCAGGTAGCTTTCGGATTTTTGCCGGAAGATAAACTTATTCCGTTTGTAGAGTCCAGTATCCGCGTGTTCGACCGTTACGGAGAAAGAGCGAGTCGCCACAAAGCGCGGATCAAATACCTTATTCAGAAAATTGGAATTGCTGAATTTTTAAAATTAACAGAGGAAGAAGAAAAGGCCATCGCCAACAAGACTGTGAAAGTTGATGCGGCAACCCTTTATCCTGAGCTTGAGAAAAGGGAGCTTGGATCTTTACCAGCTATTGATGACGCTGAATACTCAACATGGCTGCGGACCAATACCTTCCAACAAAAACAACCCGGTTATTTTGGAGTCTATCTAAAAATCCCTTTGGGAAATATCTCTTCGCAAAAAGCACGCGCCCTGGCTAACGTTATTGATCTGTACGCTGATTCCGCGGATTTGAGGATTACTATCAATCAGGGTATTCTTTTAAGATTCGTAACTAAAGAAACTTTACCCTTTCTGTTTTTCGCGTTAAATGAATTGGAACTTGCGAGTCCAGGATTTAATTCCGTTGCCGACATTACTGCCTGTCCGGGAACAGACACCTGCAACCTCGCGATTTCTAACAGTACTAACATTTCCTTGGAACTCGAAAAAGTTATTACGACAGAGTACCCTGAACTTATCTACAACCACGACATCCGTATCAAAATCAGCGGATGCATGAATTCCTGCGGTCAGCATGGCCTGGCTCAAATCGGATTTCACGGGAGTTCCTTTAAAGTAGGAACAAACGTGGTTCCCGCCCTGCAAGTACTCCTGGGCGGAGGAACAAAAAGCAACGGCGAGGGCAGGATTTCGGAAAAAGTAATTAAGGTAGCGAGTAAAAGAGCTCCTGATGTTTTAAGAATGCTTTTTAATGATTTTGAAAATAATGCCGTGGAAGGCGAATACTTTAATTCTTATTACGATAAAAAGGGAAAAGACTATTTCTATCAACTTCTAAAACCGATAGCCGATAATTCCACCTTAAACAACTCAGAGTTTTTCGATTGGGGTTCGCAGGAAAAATTCAGCACTGCCATTGGTGTGGGAGAGTGCGCCAGTGTGATCATTGATTTGGTTCAGACTTTATTTTATGAAAGCGAAGAAAAATTAAACTGGAGTGCTGAAGCCTTTGAAAATCAAAAATTCTCTGACAGCATCTATTATTCTTATGCGGCATTTATTCATGCTGCAAAAGGCTTACTACTCGATGCCGAAGTGCATGTCAACACACATCACAGTCTAATATCCGATTTCGATAAACACTTCGTGGAAAATGGATTAATAACGATTGAACCTACTTTTAAAGAAGTAGTTCTTCAAATAAATAAAAATGAACCCACTGCCAACTTTTCCGAATTCTACTTTAACCAGGCAAGTGCTTTTTTAGCACAGGTAAAAAATTACAGAACTTCTAAACAGAATTAA
- the cobA gene encoding uroporphyrinogen-III C-methyltransferase encodes MSKQINPKLTLIGAGPGDKELITLKGLKALKTADVVLYDALVNKELLKSAPSGSLKIFVGKRKNLHAYTQEQINNLIVDLAFTHGHVVRLKGGDSFVFGRGMEEMQHALAFNIETTVIPGVSSSIAVPALAGIPVTHRGSSESFWVLTGTTKNNELSKDILLAAKTDATIIILMGLNKLKEIVEIFSKEGKEKTEIAIIQDGSLPTQTIARGNIESILTITETKKIKAPAVIVIGEVVKPQSLVLKSDFSLNTFLN; translated from the coding sequence ATGTCAAAACAGATAAATCCAAAGTTAACCCTCATAGGCGCTGGCCCAGGCGATAAAGAGCTTATTACCCTTAAAGGACTCAAAGCATTAAAAACAGCAGACGTTGTTTTATACGATGCGCTCGTTAACAAAGAACTTTTAAAAAGCGCTCCATCTGGCTCCTTAAAAATATTTGTTGGCAAACGTAAAAATTTACATGCCTATACACAGGAGCAAATTAATAACCTGATTGTAGACCTGGCGTTTACACATGGACACGTGGTGCGTTTGAAGGGAGGAGACTCATTTGTTTTCGGAAGGGGTATGGAAGAAATGCAACATGCCTTAGCGTTTAACATTGAAACCACTGTTATCCCCGGCGTTTCGAGCTCTATTGCTGTTCCTGCTTTAGCGGGAATTCCTGTGACACACAGAGGAAGCAGCGAAAGTTTTTGGGTACTGACAGGAACAACAAAAAACAATGAACTTTCTAAAGACATTCTGCTTGCTGCAAAAACAGATGCAACCATTATTATTTTAATGGGTCTGAACAAATTAAAAGAAATAGTAGAAATTTTTAGCAAAGAAGGGAAAGAAAAAACAGAAATTGCCATTATTCAGGATGGTTCATTACCTACTCAAACTATTGCCAGAGGCAACATTGAATCGATACTCACAATTACTGAAACCAAAAAGATAAAAGCGCCCGCCGTTATTGTTATCGGCGAGGTTGTAAAGCCACAAAGCCTGGTGTTAAAATCGGATTTTTCTTTAAATACCTTTTTAAACTAA
- a CDS encoding energy transducer TonB → MKTPFYLLAFLFTIKLTAQNNLLQVSGEIRDKKNNDALVGAIIQMKGSNVVSTTNSEGKFTLKSSSKFPFTLVVSYTGYQNQEFLVENETTKIKLELNPQTLLIDEVVVSASRTEESILKSPVAIDKLDIITIRETPAPTFFDALENVKGVQMTTGSLTFKVPNTRGFNSPNNFRFTQLVDGIDIQSPTLGMALGNTIGPNELDIKSVEIIPGSSSALYGVNSINGLSNSFTKNPFLFKGVGVYQRTGVNHVDNIDHGLSFMSESAFRIANTIGSKERFAYKFNASYFQGVDWVSSSPTDQNPYQLTSSNPKFPEFTSQNTNPAYDGWNNYGNESNNTIPVIVNYQGKTQTLNVRRTGWEEKDLVDPNVKNIKIDGALHYKPTNKVEISYKYRFGQMDGVFQRGNKIQLKNATLQNHAIEVKGQAVTFRAYTSIENTGDSYNLKPLSDNLDLSFKDNKTWGNDYKIALQNAVNAGTDLVTANQIARAKADAGRYTAGNPEFIAMQNEIVKINNWDHASLISDAPKTGGAALWQRSRLFHSDIQYDLSKYTSKYIDVLVGADARVNDVIPDGNNFVDFSKPLNERTTPGGNDVYYSKVGGFVQGTKKLLKDNLKIIGSLRYDKNFDFEGKFNPRIAIVYTFLKQHNVRVSYQDGYRFPALFEALSFVNNGGVRRVGGLPKVNDGLGFLENSYTKASIDNFSSAVNNAIAAGLTRNAAILKNKSVLEVANLQQLQPEHIQAFDAGYKAVVFKNRVVVDWDFYYNIEKGFLGQVEVGVPTSGAVGSDSAAFDAYTRQRNVRYRVFTNAKNTYFSYGSSLRLSYNFYKTYSISGNLNYNGLKTLDKNDIFITGFNTPEWSTNIQFGNRELYKHFGFNIVWKWQQNYLWESPLATGNVPSFNTFDAQISYHIPKINTVVKAGGTNILNKRYYQYAAGPTIGGLYYISVTYDLKFKNKTTDSGS, encoded by the coding sequence ATGAAAACACCATTTTACCTGTTAGCATTCCTCTTTACTATTAAACTTACAGCTCAAAATAATTTACTCCAGGTTAGCGGAGAAATCCGTGATAAAAAAAACAATGACGCGCTTGTTGGCGCAATCATTCAGATGAAAGGCAGCAACGTGGTTAGTACAACAAATTCAGAAGGGAAATTCACTTTAAAGTCTTCGTCTAAATTTCCATTTACCCTCGTAGTAAGCTATACAGGCTATCAAAACCAGGAATTTTTAGTCGAAAATGAAACGACTAAAATCAAGCTGGAATTAAATCCCCAAACACTTTTAATTGATGAAGTAGTCGTTTCAGCTTCACGCACGGAAGAAAGTATTCTTAAATCTCCTGTTGCTATTGATAAACTAGATATAATTACCATTCGCGAGACTCCCGCTCCTACTTTCTTCGACGCCCTCGAAAATGTGAAAGGTGTTCAAATGACAACTGGTAGCTTAACGTTTAAGGTTCCGAATACCCGTGGATTTAACTCGCCTAATAACTTTCGTTTTACACAACTGGTTGACGGCATCGATATTCAGTCACCAACGCTTGGAATGGCCCTTGGCAATACAATTGGTCCCAATGAACTCGACATTAAAAGTGTCGAAATAATTCCGGGCTCCTCATCCGCCTTGTATGGCGTGAATTCTATTAACGGACTCTCCAACTCTTTTACTAAAAATCCCTTTTTATTTAAAGGGGTGGGCGTCTATCAACGTACCGGAGTTAATCATGTGGACAATATCGATCACGGTTTAAGTTTTATGAGCGAATCTGCTTTTCGTATCGCGAATACGATTGGCTCTAAAGAACGTTTTGCATACAAATTTAACGCTTCTTATTTCCAGGGTGTAGACTGGGTATCGTCCAGCCCGACGGATCAAAATCCTTACCAGCTCACATCTTCAAATCCCAAATTTCCCGAGTTTACTTCACAAAACACGAATCCCGCTTATGATGGTTGGAATAATTACGGAAACGAAAGTAATAACACTATCCCTGTAATAGTTAACTACCAGGGGAAAACTCAAACCCTCAATGTTCGTCGCACTGGTTGGGAAGAGAAAGATCTGGTTGATCCCAATGTAAAAAATATTAAAATAGACGGAGCTCTGCATTACAAACCTACTAATAAAGTTGAGATCAGTTACAAATACCGGTTTGGACAAATGGACGGAGTGTTTCAAAGAGGCAATAAAATCCAATTGAAAAATGCAACACTTCAAAATCATGCCATAGAAGTCAAAGGACAAGCTGTGACTTTTCGTGCATACACCTCCATTGAAAACACAGGAGATTCTTACAATTTAAAACCTCTCTCCGATAATCTTGATCTTAGTTTTAAAGACAATAAAACATGGGGCAATGATTACAAAATAGCACTTCAAAATGCGGTGAATGCTGGAACAGATCTTGTGACAGCAAATCAAATTGCACGCGCGAAAGCCGACGCAGGAAGATACACAGCTGGTAATCCTGAATTTATAGCCATGCAAAATGAAATTGTGAAGATAAATAACTGGGACCACGCATCTTTAATATCTGACGCGCCAAAAACCGGTGGCGCAGCACTTTGGCAACGCAGCAGACTTTTTCATTCAGACATTCAATATGATTTAAGTAAATACACGTCCAAATATATCGACGTTTTAGTGGGAGCCGATGCACGTGTGAATGATGTTATTCCTGATGGAAATAATTTTGTGGATTTCAGTAAACCGCTCAATGAAAGAACCACTCCAGGCGGTAATGATGTTTATTACAGCAAAGTCGGCGGATTTGTTCAGGGAACAAAAAAACTACTGAAGGATAATTTAAAAATTATCGGCTCCTTACGTTATGATAAAAATTTTGATTTTGAAGGCAAATTTAATCCGCGCATTGCAATCGTATACACTTTTTTAAAACAACACAACGTACGTGTTTCTTATCAGGATGGTTACCGTTTTCCCGCTTTATTTGAAGCACTTTCTTTTGTAAATAACGGCGGGGTGCGACGGGTAGGAGGTTTACCAAAAGTAAATGACGGGCTGGGTTTCCTCGAAAATTCTTATACTAAAGCAAGTATTGATAATTTTTCAAGCGCAGTAAATAACGCTATCGCCGCAGGACTTACAAGAAACGCAGCGATCCTAAAAAATAAATCTGTGCTGGAAGTTGCGAACTTACAACAATTACAACCAGAGCATATCCAGGCTTTCGATGCGGGTTATAAAGCTGTAGTGTTTAAAAACCGTGTGGTGGTCGACTGGGATTTTTATTACAACATCGAAAAAGGATTTTTAGGCCAGGTGGAAGTGGGCGTTCCAACCTCAGGCGCTGTGGGTTCTGACAGTGCTGCTTTCGACGCTTATACCAGACAGCGTAATGTACGTTACCGTGTATTCACCAACGCAAAGAACACTTATTTTAGTTATGGTTCTTCTTTAAGATTGAGTTATAATTTCTACAAGACTTATTCTATTTCAGGAAACCTGAATTACAACGGTCTCAAAACACTCGATAAAAATGACATTTTTATTACAGGATTTAATACCCCTGAATGGTCTACCAATATCCAATTCGGAAACCGCGAGCTTTACAAACATTTTGGATTCAACATCGTTTGGAAATGGCAACAAAATTATTTATGGGAAAGTCCTTTGGCGACAGGAAATGTACCGTCTTTTAATACATTCGACGCGCAAATCTCATATCATATTCCAAAGATAAATACCGTTGTAAAAGCAGGCGGAACTAATATTCTGAACAAACGTTATTACCAGTACGCAGCAGGGCCTACTATAGGCGGACTTTATTACATCAGCGTTACTTACGATCTTAAATTTAAAAACAAAACAACCGACAGCGGTTCCTAA